Proteins encoded in a region of the Brevefilum fermentans genome:
- the argF gene encoding ornithine carbamoyltransferase encodes MKHFIDIADFSVVELENMLDLGMKLKAEQKSGVFRPLLKNKVLAMLFQKPSLRTRVSFDMAMRTLGGDALYLSPQEVGLGTRESIADVSRVLSGYVQAIMARVFDHEHILELAQWSTVPVINGLSDYNHPCQAMADAITIIEEFGELKGKTVSYIGDGNNVAISLMKIVTKLGGHYKIANPEGYDMPDEAVKQSLGFAADSGGSVSLFRKPEDAAEGADVLYTDTWTSMGQEEESSEREKVFPPYQINEKLIGYAKPSAIVLHCLPAYRGLEITDEVADGPHSRLFPQAENRLHAQKAILVKLLYEGDPDVN; translated from the coding sequence ATGAAACATTTTATTGATATAGCAGACTTTTCAGTTGTTGAGTTAGAAAATATGCTTGATTTAGGCATGAAGCTCAAAGCTGAGCAGAAAAGCGGTGTATTCAGACCGCTGCTTAAAAACAAGGTGCTGGCAATGTTATTTCAAAAGCCGAGCTTGAGGACACGCGTAAGCTTTGATATGGCCATGCGTACACTTGGTGGAGATGCACTGTATTTATCGCCGCAAGAGGTAGGGCTCGGCACACGAGAATCGATCGCAGATGTTTCTCGTGTGCTTTCAGGTTATGTACAGGCTATCATGGCAAGAGTATTCGACCACGAGCACATCCTTGAATTGGCTCAATGGTCGACGGTTCCCGTCATCAACGGCTTGAGCGATTATAACCATCCCTGCCAGGCTATGGCTGATGCCATTACCATTATTGAGGAATTTGGTGAGCTAAAAGGAAAAACTGTATCTTACATCGGTGATGGCAACAATGTCGCCATCTCTTTGATGAAGATTGTCACCAAACTCGGTGGACACTATAAGATTGCGAATCCTGAGGGTTATGATATGCCTGACGAGGCTGTCAAGCAATCTCTGGGTTTTGCGGCTGATTCAGGCGGATCGGTAAGCTTGTTTAGGAAACCAGAAGATGCGGCTGAAGGCGCTGATGTCCTTTACACCGATACCTGGACCAGCATGGGGCAAGAGGAGGAAAGCAGCGAGCGGGAAAAGGTTTTTCCGCCGTATCAGATTAATGAAAAATTAATTGGATATGCAAAACCAAGTGCCATTGTTTTACACTGTCTGCCTGCGTATCGTGGTCTTGAAATAACCGATGAAGTTGCAGATGGCCCACACTCAAGGCTGTTTCCACAAGCTGAAAATCGGTTGCATGCCCAAAAAGCAATCCTTGTCAAACTACTTTATGAAGGAGATCCTGATGTTAACTAG
- the ybeY gene encoding rRNA maturation RNase YbeY: MSQENIIVNVIVTPKTKNKVNPSIIKHAAQATLRAEGKTRASLSVKVTDDQEMQLLNKTYRNTDSTTDVLAFNQDYIDPETDLLYLGDIVISYEQAKLQADEHKWAVHEECALLTIHGTLHLLGYDHSNPEEKDEMWNKQNNILRCVMISGMEDSA; this comes from the coding sequence ATGAGCCAGGAAAATATCATTGTAAATGTAATCGTTACACCGAAAACAAAAAATAAAGTTAACCCATCAATAATTAAACACGCAGCACAAGCCACACTTCGAGCGGAGGGAAAAACGCGTGCTTCTCTATCGGTTAAAGTTACCGATGATCAAGAGATGCAGCTCCTGAATAAAACTTATCGGAATACCGACAGTACGACCGATGTGCTGGCTTTTAACCAGGATTATATCGATCCTGAAACCGATTTACTCTACCTGGGCGACATCGTCATTTCTTATGAACAGGCTAAATTGCAAGCTGATGAGCATAAGTGGGCAGTGCACGAAGAGTGTGCCCTGTTGACCATTCATGGAACGCTTCATTTACTGGGTTATGACCATTCAAATCCTGAAGAAAAAGATGAAATGTGGAACAAACAGAATAATATTCTCAGGTGTGTTATGATATCTGGGATGGAGGATAGTGCATGA
- a CDS encoding HD family phosphohydrolase produces the protein MERKQIIRPGFLKGLILIVSAILAFLMLILPEILRQSSYQMQLGDVASQDILAPYSLSFESELLTDRARKDAANAVEPIFLPTDPSIGRRQVEQLREVLYFITTVRLDPFANLEQKISDIQTLDALALPEEIIIRILQLSDSRWNAIEAESTIVLEQIMRNTLREPDIPTTQGNILSLIDFSFPQDQADIVMELVKPFIVPNSILSADLTETAIKEARQSVEPIVRSFVSGETLVRLGQIIGEIEWEALQRYGLIQSNNYWQDIFGAGILTLLITILISLYHKNTLVEKTFSVKAVLLVAVVFLLFLGIARFFVMHRTIVPYIYPIAAFGLTFSIIFNFEGALLLSLILGIMTAYGMPNGFDLTIFFVIPTIMGVLTLGKARRIGAFFFSGLTIGVAGIAIILGYRLPDTVTDMVGIATLSAAALINGIAAASLTLLLQYIFSQTLGITTSLQLLDTSRPDHPLLQLMLRNAPGSYQHSLQVANLAEQAAEAIGANSLLVRVGSIYHDCGKSSNPHFFIENQIQNESNPHDEIDPYLSAQTIISHVTDGEILARKYRLPVRIIDFIKEHHGTMHTHYQYTKALQEAENPNDVDKSLFTYPGPRPQSRETALLMLADGTEARTRAERPKDEDELKSLIDIVFMFYTQNNQLDDTNLTLKDLQLIKESFFHTLKGSYHPRVKYPAIIKNNETANTSNPEKT, from the coding sequence ATGGAAAGAAAGCAAATCATCCGACCAGGGTTTTTAAAGGGCTTGATTCTAATCGTATCAGCGATCCTTGCCTTTTTAATGCTCATCCTGCCTGAAATCCTAAGGCAGTCTTCATATCAAATGCAACTGGGTGATGTAGCTTCACAGGACATTCTAGCGCCCTATTCCCTCAGCTTTGAAAGCGAATTGCTAACCGATCGAGCGCGCAAGGATGCTGCCAACGCTGTTGAACCTATTTTCCTCCCAACAGATCCCAGCATCGGTCGCAGGCAGGTTGAACAATTGCGGGAGGTTTTATATTTTATTACGACAGTCAGGCTTGATCCCTTTGCTAACCTGGAACAAAAGATTTCAGATATTCAAACCCTAGATGCTCTTGCCCTTCCGGAAGAAATCATAATCCGTATTCTTCAACTGAGTGACAGTCGCTGGAACGCAATTGAAGCGGAATCAACTATCGTGCTGGAACAGATCATGCGCAACACATTGCGTGAGCCCGATATTCCAACAACTCAAGGAAACATTCTTTCACTGATTGATTTTTCATTTCCACAGGATCAGGCTGACATTGTTATGGAGCTTGTAAAACCATTCATTGTTCCCAACAGCATTTTAAGTGCAGATCTCACGGAAACAGCGATTAAAGAGGCGCGCCAGTCGGTAGAGCCCATTGTCCGGTCTTTTGTGTCCGGAGAAACACTGGTCAGATTAGGTCAAATCATCGGTGAAATTGAGTGGGAAGCGCTCCAGCGGTACGGCTTGATTCAATCGAATAATTATTGGCAAGACATTTTCGGCGCTGGTATTTTGACGTTGTTAATCACGATACTGATCAGTCTATACCACAAAAACACTTTGGTTGAAAAGACTTTTTCGGTAAAAGCAGTGCTTTTAGTCGCCGTGGTTTTCTTGTTGTTCCTTGGAATCGCCAGGTTTTTTGTCATGCACCGCACGATTGTACCGTATATTTATCCGATAGCTGCTTTTGGTTTGACTTTTTCGATTATTTTTAACTTTGAAGGCGCTCTGCTGCTGTCGTTGATCTTAGGAATAATGACAGCTTATGGCATGCCCAATGGATTTGACCTGACGATTTTCTTTGTAATTCCAACAATTATGGGCGTATTAACTCTGGGAAAAGCCAGGCGTATCGGCGCTTTCTTTTTTTCAGGTCTTACAATCGGAGTTGCAGGCATTGCGATTATTTTGGGATATCGTCTTCCCGACACGGTTACAGATATGGTTGGAATTGCGACGCTTTCCGCGGCCGCACTCATCAATGGTATCGCGGCTGCCAGCCTTACTTTGTTGCTTCAATATATCTTCTCTCAGACCCTGGGAATTACGACCTCATTGCAGCTCCTCGATACTTCACGCCCTGACCACCCCTTGCTCCAATTAATGCTCAGAAACGCACCCGGAAGTTACCAACATTCTCTGCAAGTGGCTAATCTTGCTGAACAGGCCGCTGAGGCTATTGGCGCAAATAGCTTGCTGGTTCGTGTTGGATCAATTTATCATGATTGTGGGAAATCCAGCAACCCCCATTTTTTCATAGAAAACCAAATTCAAAATGAATCCAATCCACACGATGAAATTGACCCATACCTCAGCGCACAGACAATAATCAGTCATGTTACGGATGGAGAGATCCTGGCTAGAAAATACCGCTTACCGGTGCGAATCATTGATTTCATAAAAGAACATCATGGGACAATGCATACCCATTATCAATATACGAAAGCTTTGCAAGAAGCAGAAAATCCGAATGATGTTGACAAATCTTTGTTCACTTATCCTGGTCCTCGACCACAATCCAGAGAAACTGCGTTATTAATGTTAGCCGATGGTACTGAAGCGCGTACACGAGCCGAGCGTCCTAAGGATGAGGATGAACTTAAATCATTAATCGACATTGTGTTTATGTTTTACACACAGAATAATCAATTGGATGATACCAATTTAACCTTGAAAGACCTTCAATTAATCAAGGAATCTTTTTTCCACACACTTAAAGGTTCTTACCATCCCAGGGTCAAATACCCGGCAATCATTAAAAACAACGAGACTGCCAACACCAGCAATCCTGAAAAAACATGA